TGGCGGCACACTGATACATAGCGGTCATTACCCCCAATCGCAACCTGATCGCCCTCAGCAATGGCATTACCATGCTCATCTGTGCGGATGACCATGTTTGCTTTTCGTCCACAATGGCAGATGGTTTTCAGTTCAACCAGTTTATCAGCCCAAGACAGAAGGTATTTGCTGCCTTCAAACAACTCACCTAAGAAGTCTGTGCGTAAGCCGTAGCACAAGACCGGGATATGAAGCTTATCCACCACTTCAGTTAACTGATAGACCTGCTCTTTGGTCAAGAACTGACACTCATCAACCAAGATACAGTGACGCTTTTCGACTTCATTTAGTGCGGCGATTTCTTGGTACAAATCAGAGTCCGCACGAAATAGGTGTGCATCTGACTGAAGACCAATACGAGAACTTACTTTGCCCACACCGTATCTGTCGTCCAAAGCGGCTGTAAAAATCACAGGTGTCATGCCACGTTCTTGGTAGTTAAAAGAGGATTGAAGAAGAGTGGTGGATTTACCCGCATTCATTGCTGAGTAATAGAAATACATCTGAGCCACTAGTTGCTACCCGTATAAAAAGTTATAAAAAAGAAAAGGGCTGAATTAACAGCCCTCGAAAAGATCAGTTATTTACGACGCCAAGTGGTTCCTTCTGGACCGTCTTCGAGAACAATACCCATCTCATTTAGCTTATCTCGTGCCATATCAGCATTTGCCCAGTCTTTAGAAGCACGCGAATCGTTACGCAGTTTGATAAGCGCTTCAATCTCAGCCACTTCGTCATCATTACCTGCATCACCTTTTAAGAAAGCTTCAGGCTCTTGATGAAGGATACCAATCACATCCGCCAATTCACGCATTAATGAGCCCATTGCACTCGCCTGCTCTAAGTTATCATTCTTAATGCGATTGATCTCACGAGCCATATCAAACAACACAGAATATGCTTCTGGTGTGTTGAAATCATCGTTCATGGCCTCGGTAAAGCGCTTAACGTACTCTTCACCACCAGCAGCTGGTACTGTTAGGTCTAAGCCACGTAGCGAGGTGTAGAGACGTTCAAGAGATGCACGAGCCTGATTCAGGTTTTCTTCACTGTAGTTCAACTGGCTGCGGTAATGTCCTGACATTAGGAAATAGCGAACTGTTTCTGCATCATAATGACCAAGCACATCGCGAATGGTAAAGAAGTTACCCAGTGACTTCGACATTTTCTCTTTATCGACCATCACCATGCCACTGTGCATCCAAGTATTCACATACTGAGTGTCGTGCGCACAGCATGATTGAGCGATTTCATTCTCGTGATGCGGGAATTGAAGATCCGAGCCACCACCATGAATATCGAAATGATTGCCTAAAATAGATGAGTTCATTGCTGAACACTCAATATGCCAACCTGGACGACCCGCGCCCCATGGAGATTCCCACGTAGGCTCGCCAGGCTTAGACATTTTCCATAGCACGAAGTCTAACGGACTGCGTTTC
This sequence is a window from Vibrio coralliilyticus. Protein-coding genes within it:
- a CDS encoding thymidine kinase, which produces MAQMYFYYSAMNAGKSTTLLQSSFNYQERGMTPVIFTAALDDRYGVGKVSSRIGLQSDAHLFRADSDLYQEIAALNEVEKRHCILVDECQFLTKEQVYQLTEVVDKLHIPVLCYGLRTDFLGELFEGSKYLLSWADKLVELKTICHCGRKANMVIRTDEHGNAIAEGDQVAIGGNDRYVSVCRQHYKEALGK
- the cysS gene encoding cysteine--tRNA ligase, giving the protein MLKIYNTLTRQKEEFKPINAGKVGMYVCGVTIYDLCHIGHGRTFVSFDVVSRYLRYLGYDLTFVRNITDIDDKIIKRANENGESCDSLTERLIGEMHADFDALNMKRPDVEPRATEFIAEIIELVEKLIERGFAYVADNGDVMFEVGQFDEYGKLSKQDLDQLQAGARVDVESAKRSPLDFVLWKMSKPGEPTWESPWGAGRPGWHIECSAMNSSILGNHFDIHGGGSDLQFPHHENEIAQSCCAHDTQYVNTWMHSGMVMVDKEKMSKSLGNFFTIRDVLGHYDAETVRYFLMSGHYRSQLNYSEENLNQARASLERLYTSLRGLDLTVPAAGGEEYVKRFTEAMNDDFNTPEAYSVLFDMAREINRIKNDNLEQASAMGSLMRELADVIGILHQEPEAFLKGDAGNDDEVAEIEALIKLRNDSRASKDWANADMARDKLNEMGIVLEDGPEGTTWRRK